Part of the Xenopus laevis strain J_2021 chromosome 2S, Xenopus_laevis_v10.1, whole genome shotgun sequence genome is shown below.
cgaaaagacccgaagtcacgaagtcacgaaaggaggcgaagttgaagaattgaagatgtcctgaagccacaagtttgattcctctgaacaccaatgtgtgtttttttattttttttaatcccctggccaccaatgttattttaatactctataggcccctgccaccaatgcttttttaaaaaataatctctggggccccaatttcttttaacttgtaaggggggccctggtcaccaatagatttttataacttgtttgtgtgtgggggggggttaccttttttagcgctgatgtctgcgtggtcttttaactgtgatgcaGAGTGGGCggcatctggggtggggcttgggggccgtggtgggtggggccccaaaaatgaatgttgttgtacaggccccgtgatttctataTAATAAGTACATGAGAGAACATGGTGACTGTATTTACATATAACAcgggagctgccatgctgcttaAATAAAATTACTCATCCGCAACAgctaaaaaacccaaaacaaataaacaaataggaTTATCCCCACATACCGCGATCACCTCACTCCGCAAGCGCGGAAATCTGCCTATTTTTCATAGTCCGTTCACTTTAAAGTTCGATGAGGGAGGAGGCAAAAGGCGCTCGGTGAAGTAGCCGGAGTATGTCCTATAATGGACAACGTAGTAAACGGGTCACGTGGTAATTGCGGAAGTGACGGCGAAGTATCGTGAAAGTCAAGTCCTTTGCGGTGTTTTGGTTGGCAACTCGTTTCCTGCGGGAGACAGTAACAAGCAGGGGAAGCTGCTGACTGAAGGTATGTGGGTATGTGCTGTTACTGAGTGCTCACTGCAGGTATAGGGTTCGTGTTGTGAAGCAGCACATGACTCTTGTACACCCCAGTCAGTGTAAGGGAGGGAGATGCTGTTGCACTACACCTGCAGTATGTCGCTATTGGTTACCCAGGCATCACTGCCAATGGCTCCTTTTTTGATAGAGGAGTTTAAAGGGGCAAATCACCGCTAATGTCCCATACTCTTACCAACTATGcacttggccttcatttttaatagattttaattCTTTCAAGTTTTCTCCAACCAAAAGCCTATTTTTATTATCACCTCTTCCACCCTCTCACTCAAACTGCTGTCTAGTTGCTAAGTATAAATGGGCCTAGTAACCAGCTGCTGAATAGCTGCCTAATTAATatatcactgtctatatcatTCTGATTTgtaggtgaactacccatttaaaggagaacaaaccacAGGTTCTTTTCACTGGGCTTATACTCTCACCCCAACATCCCCAAatattcccagctatagtcaggtgatcccactggtgtctaataaaagggcagccaagtttgggagttttactttgaaagcagcaagtaagttgcaggtaaaacttagtccctttgtaaaatgtataatgaaaccatagaattcttaatgaatcagatgaaaattgagcataggactggccagatatgggatgactttgatgtagttggccagcttaaatatattgcaatatatggacaaacaatccctgtttgtttaaagggtaaggcatttttcagtagcagtatgcacaaaatgtcgctgtcttaaatatattgataatgggttgagtgcagaggaatcttgtatttatcCCCAAATATTCCTGCTCCCATATAGTGGTGCTAAAAACACAGAGCTGTGGGACTGGCAGCCACCATTTCTGGCCAACCGACATTTTACTGTCTGGGTGTGAGCATTACAAATAggagagggggatggtggtcagtACAATTTTCCAAAGATTTGTGTCCGATTCCTTAATGGTTgttctgtgctgcaactgctacaAACGATCCAGGTATAAAAGAAGGAtaaggaactccagcagtgttaCTGCAAACTAACTTTTATTCCGGGTAGTGgtaaacacgacatgtttcgggttcaatacccttttaTCAAGTGAATTGATAATCATTCACTCAACTGAACCGGAAACTTCATGTGTTTACCACTACCCAGAATAAAAGTTAGTTTGCAGtaacactgctggagttccttaTCCTTCTTTTATACTTTGATTGGGTGTGAGCATTGACCCGGAACATGCTCTGTGCGGCTGGAAGTCAAGCAAGTAGATACTgcagccaggggtgtaactacagaagaagcagaccctgcggctgcaggggggaccacatgaggcccaaataatgggcaatttcaacatgtattggtaaaatagggcaacctctggatatgttgggggccctaaaatgaatttgctgtggggccagtaacctctagttataccactgatgGCAGCAACTCGCCATACTGGAAGGTTCCTTAGTGCAGTTTGGGAGGGAACTATAGTTAATGTttgcttttcattcttttttttttttttttttaagacatttgCACTGTTGTAACCAAAACTATTGGTTGAGTTCATGCATTCACCAGGTTTATAACTTGTCGTTCCAGCATGACTCGGCAATGTGCAAAGCAACTGACAAACTGCACACAAGATATTTTTGGCAGGACAGAATGTGAAaccttctaataaaaaaaaaaacatttatagcttAAAATCTTACAGGACAAAACACCCACTTGTTTAACATTAGTGCAAcggatagggcttgtgctgaacatactttttgcctattttttaatgACGAAATAATTATggattttgttgtttgttttttttttttagcttaactGGGCAAACAGATAAACAAAAACTAGTTCCATTCTTACTTCCTGTGTGTTAAACTTGCAATGGTTTCACCCTACTTGCACTTGTCCTTTGTATCCTCTACTGCTGAGCAACAATGTTTTGGGAAAGAAAGCGTGAATTGgctgttttaatgtttttcctaaccagaacatTAGACCTGCCatctttttctcctgacaactacTTCTACTAATTCATGGtctgaaactgaccagcaggtggcgttgttgtAACAAACCTagagtacatgtatcccttaaatgAGAAATAatccctttaccaaaaaaaataaatgtgtatttgttttatattcgGCCTCCCTGATCAGATCATATACTTCTGTTATCTAGTTTAACCCTTGTGGGCTgatttgctttatagaactctTCTTAATGACTATTGGGCTGAGCTGGAATGTACACTTAAGTGGTTTAACATTAAAGATGATCCTTATTGGTGACACAGTTGATCTGTGAAGGTTAGCGGTGTGCTGGGAGTATGTCCCCATAAGTACCAATTGGACTTACCACTACTAGTAGATTATAAAGGAGGATAAAAGAACACTGTTGTTATTTGTTACTAACTGTTCTTTCATTTGTTTCCCAGGAAAGCAATGGCTTCTCCCAAACGCTTTGCAGACCTTGGTTACAGACTCTTTTCTGGATCCATGATGCTGCTGACCCTATATGGCGGTTATTTGTGCAGTGTCCGGGCTTATCGATATTTCCAGCGTAGAGAACAACTGCGCTTGGCAGCAGaaaaccagactgatgaaattatAAAAGACTGAATCCATTCCTCTGGCTCCAACCTCGACCCACTCAACACTTGTCTGCCCTGTGCAGAACATCTTGTCTTTACCATGAATTGGCGCTTTCTTCCACTTGAGCTTCTGGGATTTGTGATGAAAATATCAATCTTTTGTGCATAAGTGATAACACCCCCCTTACCCGAATGTTCAGCAAGCAAaatgctgaatatttttttttaataaaccatacACCTTGTTGcctaatatataacatttatagaCAGAACATTTACTCCAACACGCTCGCTAATACATTTCATAGCGATCGAAATTGGCTGGATTTTATCCTAGAACTGCTTCAGACTGATGTGTCCCATTTATTACAGGGGTATCTGAAATTTCATTGCAAGGTTTTACCCAGTATGTTAATGGGAGAATTGACAGAAGAGACTAAAGCAAGGGGGGTCACAACCTTTGTATCAGGACCCAAAAATGGGTCCTCATAATCCATTTATAGAGATATGTCCAACAGCCCATAGTAACATGAGATGCATTCATTTGTTCTAATACAGTTATTGGGGCTGCAAAGCAGATAAGCAAATATTATCATCATCAGCATGATTCTATTACATGTAattatcttaaaggaccagtaatgtcaatttaaaaaaaaaaaattgtttgtatggaatgaaaaaaacccaacaagacgtatgtaactttaaaatcacaaagtctttattaaaaaataacttaccgaaactccgcttgcgctcctcttcaaaaaaggcgacagggcgacgctccatcgtgcggcgctcgatttctcctccctgcctgctataggagatagccagggaggagaaatcgagagccACACGATGGAGCGTCGACCTGTCAGCTTTTCTAAAGAGGaatgcaagcggagtttcagtaagttatattttaataaagactttgcgattttaaagttacatatgtcttggtgtttgtttgttttttcgttctatacaaaaatgtttttttaaaaaaagacgttactgatcctttaagtacCAAGAAACAGTCCCCTGGCCACAATGGCATTGTCAGCAGACGGGGGTGAGGTCTACATTTCTCTCCCCATCAATCTTGAATCAAGTGCTGCCTAGCAAATGCTACAAGACTCTGCAAATTGAAAGCAAATGCTGCAGCTACTTAGACAATTCaggatgcaaagtacaaaaaaactgtCGATtatggctttttatttttttgcacagtgcattgtaaatgacccctaatgtcaTATAGATTAGTCACATCAGACTGGGATTGCACCAGAGACTGACAATTGCTtgaagtttcagtttgtcaatagcagcaatgatccaggacttcaaacttgtaacaggggggtcaccatcttggaaagtgtctgtgacactcacatgctcagtgggctccgagcagctgttgagaagctaagcttaggggtcgtcactaattatccagcagaaaatgagcttcccctgtaatataagctgatgctacaggtttgctgattattaaattctgatgctaattgcactggtttctgtgctgccatgtagtaattatctgtattaattactaatcagccttatattgtgacatttctattctatatgtactgtatattgtgagtgggtccctaagctcagtaagtgacagcagcacagagctactggggcatctttggagacacagatctttactgctaaagggctgtggttgcttcgggctggtacacaagcccaaaacataatgtacaacatttctagcctacttcttaagttcaattttccttgtcctttaaagtagccatagacgcacagataatatcacaCAAAACAAATCTTCGTACAATATCCGGTGCGTGTTTGGTGGGGAAAAGAGTGACCGAtattgggctggatggaaaattttgatcgggttcCTTTGAAGGcccccaaacatcggccattgttagtgctgaatcgtcagatacaggtagaattctattgtctacctgacgattcagctctacactcgtgtattaaaacaaatgatctttcttggaaatatctttttcaaaaaaagatcgtaattgttacgtctatggccgccTGCTGTAGATTACATAATAAACACTGCCAACTGAGTTGATTTTGGATTTCAGGGGTGCCCTAAAATCTACTCCAATAATCACTGTTTGTCTAACAAGATTAGAATTCCAGCAGTTAAACCACTGGCTCTATCTACATGTGCAGCAATGGCCAGTTTGTCTGAAAGAGAATGAAAGTTCTAATCAATTTGTTATTCATCCCCATGGGCAACACTTGCTTAGTTAGTTGGTAATCTAGACAGCAGCACTCTAGAGATGGTGGTGTAGTACTCCTCTCGTAAATGCAGAAGACAAACACATTGAAATAAATATCATGACCTTAGCTCCCAATCAAATCATGTTAAATATACAGGATGGGAACAACTGcaaattaatcattttaattgtGGGTGGAGGAGTATATTGGTCATTTAATAGGTTTTACACCAAATTCTACAAAACTCAGGCGGTTTAACAATCCTTTCTGCCCAATGGGCTGAAAAAAGAAAGGATTTCAGATCATGtacttaatttagaaaaaattaaatgaccacaatgtttttttttttttagttttttttctccacagaATAAAGTAAACAatgatataaaatattacatagtAAGGCGCACACTTCTGATTAGGGATTCTACACCCAGCCTTTCATTGGGTTTTAGCTGTGTGACAGGCCCGGTGCTGTTTTCTGGTGGTAAAAGTTAAACTCACTTTAGACACCGCCTCCTTGTCAACACCAAGTGTTACACCTTTAGCTGATCATGTGACCATTGGTCCTATTCTGTCTGTTCCAGCTATTGCACTCAACAGTCTGGTTTGTGAAGCAGCTGAACTGCTGTGAGAATTCAGCAAAAAAACGAATGCTTTGGAGAGAGTTGAAAAGTCTGCAGTGTGTGTGCACGGAGAACAAACTGTGTAGTGGAAAGCCATTCTCTTTTAAACCAGATCAGATTCCTATTCCAGGTAGAAtgtaaaaatggaataaaatctGTCATATGGTGCAGGGGGGTATCcaggtgcttcaccaatgagagGTTGCTCCACCAGCGTTCAGGATTGGTTGTGTGCGGAATAAAGTAGTCCATGTCTCATGGGAAGTCTCTTAGGATAGATCCATCAGCCCATCTCCTGGAGGTATCCCAATAACTTATTCTTCAGCCCACTGACTGCTTGATGTTGTATGACCATTCACCCGGTTGGAACCATTATTGTGTATTGCTTTGGTGCCATTCAAAGCAGTATCCTCCTCTTCTGAGCTGCTTTCAACATCGCTGCGATCATCTTTCAGTACCTACCAAAAGCGGTTGAAAGGGAATTAGAAGGATTAAAGCTCAGTGTGAAGTGCACCTGACAAGTTCAAGGAGGTGAGATATTGCATTGCCTCTAACTGCCTGTTACTTCTTTTACATTACCCAGTAGATGCCAATTACAATAGTGTAATTTAATCTTAATAGGCCTCTCTTTAGCTTTCTGGCAGTCACTACTGAACGTGACCTTATTCTACGTGACCTTATTCTAAGTGACCAATACCAATAAGCAGCTGGTAAAGAGGAAAATGGGAATTCTCTCTTGTAATGTGATACGGCTTACTGTACAGCacgatcaatagatagatagatagacagacagacagacagagtgggtggatagatagatgatagatagatagatagatagatagatagatagatagatagatagatagatagatagatagatagatagatagatagatagatagatagatagacagacagacagacagacagatacatagaatagatgga
Proteins encoded:
- the cox14.S gene encoding cytochrome c oxidase assembly protein COX14 homolog, with the translated sequence MASPKRFADLGYRLFSGSMMLLTLYGGYLCSVRAYRYFQRREQLRLAAENQTDEIIKD